The Paraburkholderia sp. SOS3 genome includes a region encoding these proteins:
- a CDS encoding FdhF/YdeP family oxidoreductase → MAERKSIRIYREPAGGWGALKATGKALAEQGIPVFGARTLLRMNQPEGFDCPGCAWPDPKHTSSFEFCENGAKAVAWEATADRCTPGFFANHTVTELSAWEDFDLEMAGRVTHPMVYDSASDRYVPIGWDDAFTLIASHLNALDSPNQADFYTSGRASNEAAFLYQLFAREYGSGNFPDCSNMCHEATSVGLPESIGVGKGTVLLEDFDHADAIFIFGQNPGTNSPRMMTSLHDASRRGARIISFNPFRERALERFQAPQNPVEMVTLSWTAISNPLYQVRVGGDVAALKGIMKAMIEADDEAIAQDQPRKIDVDFIRGHTVGFEKLVDDLRATDWEAIEHASGLRRSDLTAVANVYMEAKSVILVYGMGLTQHHRGTENVQQMANLALMRGNIGRPGAGLCPVRGHSNVQGNRTVGITEKPAKEWLDRIEQTFGFKPSPQHGRDVVATLEAMLAGDCKVFVALGGNFAAAIPDWPRLQDAMRKLDLTVHISTKLNRSHLVHGKEALILPCLGRTEVDIQETGPQSITVEDSMSMVHASAGINDPASDHLKSEPAIVAGIARATLGDTSKVPWEELVADYDRIRDAIEQVFPAFEAYNARIRVPGGFHLGSTARERIWATASGKANFAVFEGLDEDPWHGDDEGLWLTTMRSHDQYNTTLYSLSDRYRGVFGQRDVVFVNSEEIRKRNLHPGDLVDLVALSNDGIERVVRNMKVVEYQLPDGCCGAYYPEANPLVPLYAYDKRSRTPSYKSVPVKIVKSARNIVSGAWAPQS, encoded by the coding sequence ATGGCAGAAAGGAAATCGATCCGCATCTATCGCGAACCAGCCGGCGGATGGGGCGCGCTGAAGGCAACAGGCAAAGCGCTCGCCGAACAGGGCATTCCGGTATTCGGCGCGCGTACGCTGTTGCGGATGAATCAGCCGGAAGGCTTCGATTGTCCGGGCTGTGCGTGGCCCGATCCGAAACATACGTCGTCGTTCGAGTTCTGCGAAAACGGAGCCAAGGCCGTCGCGTGGGAAGCGACCGCGGACCGCTGCACACCGGGCTTCTTCGCGAATCACACCGTGACCGAGCTAAGCGCGTGGGAAGACTTCGACCTCGAGATGGCCGGCCGCGTCACGCACCCGATGGTCTACGACAGCGCGTCGGACCGCTATGTGCCGATCGGCTGGGACGACGCGTTCACGCTCATCGCCTCGCACCTCAATGCGCTCGATTCGCCTAACCAGGCCGACTTCTACACGTCGGGCCGCGCATCGAACGAAGCCGCGTTTCTCTATCAGCTGTTTGCGCGCGAATACGGCAGCGGCAATTTCCCCGATTGTTCGAACATGTGCCACGAAGCGACGAGCGTCGGCCTGCCGGAGTCGATCGGCGTCGGTAAAGGCACCGTGCTGCTCGAAGACTTCGACCATGCGGACGCGATTTTCATTTTCGGTCAGAACCCGGGCACGAATAGCCCGCGCATGATGACGAGCCTGCACGACGCTTCGCGGCGCGGCGCGCGCATCATCTCGTTCAATCCGTTTCGCGAGCGCGCGCTCGAGCGCTTCCAGGCGCCGCAGAATCCCGTCGAAATGGTTACGCTCTCGTGGACGGCGATCAGCAACCCGCTGTATCAGGTGCGCGTCGGCGGCGATGTCGCCGCGCTGAAAGGCATCATGAAGGCGATGATCGAAGCCGACGACGAAGCGATTGCGCAAGACCAGCCGCGCAAGATCGACGTCGACTTTATTCGTGGCCATACGGTCGGCTTCGAAAAGCTCGTGGACGACTTGCGCGCGACGGACTGGGAAGCGATCGAGCATGCGTCCGGCTTGCGGCGCTCGGACCTGACGGCTGTCGCCAACGTTTATATGGAAGCGAAAAGCGTGATCCTCGTCTATGGCATGGGGCTCACGCAGCATCATCGCGGCACCGAAAACGTGCAGCAGATGGCGAACCTCGCGCTGATGCGCGGCAATATCGGCCGGCCCGGCGCGGGCCTGTGCCCCGTGCGCGGCCATTCGAACGTGCAAGGCAACCGCACGGTCGGCATCACCGAAAAGCCCGCCAAAGAATGGCTCGATCGCATCGAGCAGACGTTCGGCTTCAAGCCGTCGCCGCAGCATGGACGCGACGTCGTCGCGACGCTCGAAGCGATGCTTGCCGGCGACTGCAAGGTGTTCGTCGCGCTCGGCGGCAATTTCGCCGCGGCGATTCCGGACTGGCCGCGTCTGCAGGACGCGATGCGCAAGCTCGACCTCACCGTCCATATTTCGACGAAGCTCAACCGCAGCCACCTCGTGCACGGCAAGGAAGCGCTGATTCTGCCGTGCCTCGGGCGTACCGAAGTCGACATTCAGGAAACCGGGCCGCAATCGATCACGGTCGAAGACTCGATGTCGATGGTGCACGCATCGGCCGGCATCAACGATCCGGCGTCGGACCATCTGAAGAGCGAACCGGCGATCGTGGCGGGCATCGCGCGCGCGACGCTCGGCGACACCTCGAAGGTTCCATGGGAAGAGCTCGTCGCCGACTACGACCGCATTCGCGATGCGATCGAACAGGTGTTCCCCGCATTCGAGGCCTACAACGCGCGCATTCGCGTGCCCGGCGGCTTTCATCTGGGATCGACCGCGCGCGAACGGATCTGGGCGACGGCAAGCGGCAAGGCGAACTTCGCGGTGTTCGAAGGCCTCGACGAAGACCCGTGGCACGGCGACGACGAAGGCCTGTGGCTCACCACGATGCGCAGCCACGATCAGTACAACACGACGCTCTATTCGTTGTCGGACCGCTATCGCGGCGTGTTCGGCCAGCGTGACGTCGTGTTCGTCAACTCGGAGGAAATCAGAAAGCGCAATCTGCATCCGGGCGATCTCGTCGATCTCGTTGCGCTGTCGAACGACGGCATCGAGCGCGTCGTGCGCAATATGAAAGTGGTCGAGTATCAGTTGCCCGACGGTTGCTGCGGCGCTTACTACCCGGAGGCCAATCCGCTCGTGCCGCTCTATGCGTACGACAAGCGCAGCCGTACGCCGTCGTACAAGTCGGTGCCCGTGAAGATCGTGAAATCGGCGCGCAACATCGTTTCGGGGGCGTGGGCGCCGCAGTCGTAG
- the cydB gene encoding cytochrome d ubiquinol oxidase subunit II, with amino-acid sequence MVITTIWAAIIALGIFMYIALDGFDLGIGIIFPFFPDDAERDMMMHTIAPVWDGNETWLVLGGAALFAVFPTVYSIVLSGLYLPIIFMLICLIFRGVSFEIRGKATRSKNLWNLAFVCGSAGATFFQGVILGAYLHGIPATDGVFSGDPFFWVTPFSVFTGMGLMATYALLGCGYLVLKTSGDLQQRMHGLIGPLTIVLLGFIAAVSIWTPLTDPHIAARWFESPFRYRLYPVPILVLVVAAGMYAAVKRRSDAMPFVLALALILLGYIGLLVSIWPYAIPNTITLADAAAPHASQVFTLVGAVIIIPIITAYTTAGYWVFRGKVEPGARYE; translated from the coding sequence ATGGTCATCACCACAATCTGGGCGGCAATCATCGCGCTCGGCATCTTCATGTATATCGCGCTCGACGGCTTCGATCTCGGTATCGGCATCATCTTTCCGTTCTTCCCGGACGATGCCGAACGCGACATGATGATGCACACGATCGCACCGGTCTGGGACGGCAACGAAACCTGGCTCGTGCTCGGCGGCGCCGCATTGTTCGCGGTCTTTCCGACTGTCTATTCGATCGTGCTGTCCGGGCTTTATCTGCCGATCATTTTCATGCTGATCTGCCTGATCTTTCGCGGCGTCTCGTTCGAAATCCGCGGCAAGGCGACGCGTTCGAAAAACCTGTGGAATCTGGCCTTTGTCTGCGGTTCGGCCGGCGCCACGTTTTTTCAGGGCGTCATTCTCGGCGCCTATCTGCACGGCATTCCGGCCACCGACGGCGTGTTCTCCGGCGACCCGTTCTTCTGGGTCACGCCGTTTAGCGTATTCACCGGCATGGGGCTGATGGCCACGTATGCGCTGCTCGGCTGCGGCTACCTCGTGCTGAAAACGAGCGGCGATCTGCAGCAGCGCATGCATGGCCTGATCGGCCCGCTCACGATCGTGCTGCTCGGCTTCATTGCCGCGGTATCGATCTGGACGCCGCTGACCGATCCGCATATCGCCGCGCGATGGTTCGAGTCGCCGTTCCGCTACCGGCTCTATCCGGTGCCGATTCTCGTGCTGGTGGTCGCCGCCGGAATGTATGCGGCGGTGAAGCGGCGCAGCGACGCGATGCCGTTTGTGCTCGCGCTCGCGCTGATCCTGCTCGGCTATATCGGGCTGCTCGTCAGCATCTGGCCTTATGCGATTCCGAACACGATCACGCTCGCCGATGCGGCCGCGCCGCATGCAAGCCAGGTGTTCACACTCGTGGGCGCGGTCATCATCATTCCGATCATCACCGCCTATACGACCGCCGGCTATTGGGTATTCCGCGGCAAGGTCGAACCGGGTGCGCGTTACGAATAG
- a CDS encoding cytochrome ubiquinol oxidase subunit I: MNPSALELSRIQFGFTVSMHIIFPALSIGLASFLAVLEFAWLKTGKPHYKELCHYWAKIFAIGFGMGVVSGVVMAYEFGTNWSGFARFAGPISGPLLTYEVMTAFFLEAGFLGVMLFGWEKVGPKLHFGATLLVAIGTLISTFWILASNSWMQTPQGFIIENGHVVPVDWLKIIFNPSFPYRLAHMTLAAFIVAALVVAATGGWHLLKGRRDAAVKTTYSMALWLLLILAPIQAFVGDQHGLNTRKYQPAKIAAIEGLWETEHGGTALNLIGFPDMNAEVTRYAIQIPHLGSLILTHSWDGEIKGLKEFPKEDRPNSSIIFWTFRIMAGLGMLMILTALIGAALRRGGRLFETRWFNWLTVLMGPTGFISLVAGWITTEVGRQPWVVYGQLRTADAVSPITPQAAGISLLIFVIVYFLVFGTGVFYIVKFIRLGPSAGEERKPAEQTSYDSPTGRRPLAVAE; encoded by the coding sequence ATGAATCCGAGCGCACTAGAACTCTCCCGCATCCAGTTTGGGTTTACCGTTTCGATGCACATCATCTTTCCTGCATTGAGCATCGGGCTCGCAAGCTTTCTCGCGGTGCTCGAATTCGCATGGCTCAAGACAGGCAAGCCGCATTACAAGGAGCTGTGTCATTACTGGGCAAAGATCTTCGCCATCGGCTTCGGCATGGGTGTCGTATCGGGCGTCGTGATGGCTTACGAGTTCGGCACGAACTGGTCGGGCTTCGCGCGGTTCGCAGGCCCGATCTCCGGCCCGCTTCTGACCTATGAAGTGATGACCGCGTTCTTCCTCGAAGCGGGCTTTCTCGGCGTCATGCTGTTCGGCTGGGAGAAGGTCGGACCGAAGCTGCACTTCGGCGCGACGCTGCTCGTGGCGATCGGCACGCTGATCTCGACGTTCTGGATTCTTGCATCGAACAGCTGGATGCAGACGCCGCAGGGCTTCATCATCGAGAACGGCCATGTCGTTCCGGTCGACTGGCTGAAGATCATCTTCAATCCGTCGTTTCCGTATCGCCTCGCGCATATGACGCTGGCCGCGTTTATCGTGGCGGCGCTCGTGGTCGCGGCGACGGGCGGCTGGCACCTGCTCAAAGGCCGGCGCGATGCGGCCGTCAAGACCACGTATTCGATGGCGCTGTGGCTGCTGCTCATTCTTGCGCCGATCCAGGCGTTCGTCGGCGACCAGCACGGGCTCAACACGCGCAAGTATCAGCCCGCGAAAATCGCTGCGATCGAGGGCCTGTGGGAAACCGAACACGGCGGCACCGCGCTGAACCTGATCGGCTTTCCCGACATGAACGCCGAAGTGACGCGTTACGCGATCCAGATCCCGCACCTCGGCAGCCTGATCCTCACGCATTCATGGGATGGCGAAATCAAGGGCCTCAAGGAGTTTCCGAAGGAAGACCGGCCGAATTCGTCGATCATTTTCTGGACCTTCCGCATCATGGCCGGCCTCGGCATGCTGATGATCCTGACGGCGCTGATCGGCGCCGCACTGCGGCGCGGCGGGCGCCTCTTCGAAACACGCTGGTTCAACTGGCTGACGGTGCTGATGGGGCCGACGGGCTTTATCTCGCTCGTCGCCGGCTGGATCACGACCGAGGTCGGGCGTCAGCCGTGGGTTGTCTATGGGCAGTTGCGCACGGCCGACGCCGTGTCGCCGATCACGCCGCAAGCCGCCGGCATTTCGCTGCTGATCTTCGTCATCGTCTATTTCCTCGTGTTCGGCACCGGCGTCTTCTACATCGTGAAGTTCATCCGTCTCGGGCCGTCTGCGGGCGAAGAGCGCAAACCCGCCGAACAGACGAGCTACGACTCGCCAACCGGCCGGCGGCCGCTGGCCGTCGCGGAATGA
- a CDS encoding ArsR/SmtB family transcription factor, protein METTHALTALQALAQESRLTVFRTLVQFGPAGLSADLLASFVDSPASSLAPHLQRLLDAKLVTRHRKGRSLIYAARYDEINALLAHLMGYCCDGDGCRPVALKSGKFL, encoded by the coding sequence ATGGAAACGACCCACGCTCTCACCGCGCTCCAGGCGCTTGCGCAGGAGTCGCGGCTCACGGTATTCCGCACGCTGGTCCAGTTCGGGCCCGCAGGACTCTCCGCCGACCTGCTCGCGTCATTCGTCGACTCGCCCGCCTCTTCGTTGGCGCCTCATCTGCAGCGGCTGCTCGATGCGAAACTCGTCACGCGGCATCGCAAGGGCCGCTCGCTGATCTATGCCGCGCGCTACGACGAAATCAACGCGCTGCTTGCCCACCTGATGGGATATTGCTGCGATGGCGACGGGTGCCGGCCGGTTGCATTGAAGTCCGGAAAATTTCTTTAA
- a CDS encoding DUF2165 family protein yields the protein MTVRLVKIALSVMLAAFAGIVAFDNLVDYGSNYQFVQHVLSMDTTFPHNALLGRATSNPAWWQLGYWTIIAGEAVTCLLLIAGALVLWRNRHESGAVFNRSKGCVIAGLAVGFLIWFFGFMVVGGEWFAMWQSKIWNGQEAAFRFYVAIAGVLIFVNQRDDDLVSS from the coding sequence ATGACCGTTCGCCTCGTCAAAATCGCCCTGTCCGTCATGCTCGCCGCGTTTGCCGGCATCGTCGCATTCGACAATCTCGTCGACTACGGCTCGAACTATCAGTTCGTCCAGCATGTGCTGAGCATGGACACCACGTTCCCGCACAACGCGCTGCTGGGCCGCGCGACGAGCAATCCGGCCTGGTGGCAACTCGGTTACTGGACGATCATCGCCGGCGAGGCCGTGACATGCCTGCTGCTCATCGCCGGCGCGCTCGTGTTGTGGCGCAACCGTCATGAAAGCGGCGCCGTGTTCAACCGTTCGAAGGGCTGCGTGATCGCAGGCCTCGCGGTGGGCTTTCTGATCTGGTTCTTCGGCTTTATGGTGGTCGGCGGCGAATGGTTCGCGATGTGGCAATCGAAGATCTGGAATGGCCAGGAAGCCGCGTTCCGCTTCTATGTGGCGATTGCGGGCGTGCTGATTTTCGTCAACCAGCGCGACGACGATCTTGTCTCGAGCTGA